The Hyperolius riggenbachi isolate aHypRig1 chromosome 3, aHypRig1.pri, whole genome shotgun sequence genome window below encodes:
- the LOC137560833 gene encoding C-reactive protein-like, whose protein sequence is MKLCALLLLFLIPAPGSQAQQDLSGKVFLFPKETSSDYVILTPKVAKPLEKVTVCLRSYSDLSRNYATFSLATQDRYNAFLIFFQPPSICSIHIYDEELQFIVDSEALQWKQTCVTWDSQTGVVQLWINGKLYPRKVSGRKFPIPEQTSIILAQDQDSFGGRFEASQSLVGEISDVHMWDEVLSPEDLQKVLYGGHSGNLISWKSLHYGVKGNVLVQPKLQCRSWGYSSSQYTSCS, encoded by the coding sequence ATTTGAGTGGTAAGGTCTTCCTCTTCCCGAAAGAAACCAGCTCAGATTATGTGATCCTAACACCAAAGGTTGCCAAGCCCTTGGAGAAAGTCACCGTCTGTCTACGTTCCTATTCTGATCTGTCGCGAAACTACGCTACCTTTTCCTTAGCTACTCAAGACCGCTACAATGCCTTCTTAATCTTCTTTCAACCCCCAAGTATCTGTTCTATCCATATATATGATGAAGAGCTGCAATTTATTGTAGACTCGGAGGCTTTACAGTGGAAACAGACCTGTGTGACTTGGGACTCTCAGACTGGAGTGGTCCAGCTTTGGATCAATGGAAAGCTCTACCCCAGGAAAGTCTCAGGGAGAAAGTTTCCTATTCCAGAACAGACCAGTATAATCCTCGCCCAGGATCAAGACTCTTTTGGGGGCAGGTTTGAAGCTTCTCAGTCACTTGTTGGGGAAATCAGTGATGTCCACATGTGGGATGAAGTGTTGTCCCCAGAAGACTTGCAGAAAGTCCTCTATGGTGGCCACTCTGGAAATCTCATTAGCTGGAAGTCTCTTCACTATGGAGTTAAAGGGAATGTTCTTGTCCAGCCTAAACTGCAGTGCAGGTCTTGGGGGTACAGCAGCTCCCAATACACATCTTGCAGTTAA